A window of the Lolium perenne isolate Kyuss_39 chromosome 7, Kyuss_2.0, whole genome shotgun sequence genome harbors these coding sequences:
- the LOC139833930 gene encoding uncharacterized protein: MSSSSTTPGLAAALGAPPAQQLTRSNFLLWKALVLPAFRGANVMPLLEGTDRAPPKLVEVDDIDNKKVTVENPAYVTWMAKDQQVLRFLLNTLSPDILSHLLGVESTAEAWTTINAMFKTASRTKAQHLREQLNDTKKLTMTADQYYTKMRGFASELTALGKPIEDDEFLGYLLHGLDKTEYNSLITTVNGNHGTTLDEFYDQLSSYDMRNGVEENGTFVSSANLARRDREQRSRGRTSPQRRYSSPRGRSPDRGPHRGGGSGGGGYRHPRDDDRYSACGDDRGSWRSDDRRGDRDRRDDRRDKRRDGGGRRDRAPTPYVDTECQICKIHGHPASDCWWRYSDDKKDKGEKGDKGAHLASYGVDTNWYTDTVPDHITSELNKLHVANKYNGQDRLVERKFDRKIVTMQTDWGGEYEKLNGFFQQDAEGAAEIGAKISSELEDADLPENDETGTENNAEEHSLTSSDPEDSDSEEDSPATPPSSASPPPGASPAAPERSPPLSPTACGQHTPPASPVSPSGAASAAPSVSSATESGAVSGSSVAAARGEIIIAAPPAEPRTRLQKGIRNPKKYTDGTVRYGMLSSTGIIIYMLIYVDDIIVTSSSDRAITCLLRDLNENFAIKDLGDLHYFLGIEVNRTPNGLILTQEKYARDLVAKVGMNGCKATPTPLSSTEQLSLYDGTPLGPEDSTQYRSIVGALQYLTLTRPDLAFSVNKVCQFLHAPTTDHWTAVKRILRYVFDTLKVGITFARSSSTFLSAFSDVDWAGSLDDRRSTGGFAIFVGPNLVSWSARKQDTVSRSSTEAEYKALANATAELIWVEALLAELGVKLREKPCPWCDNLGATYLSVNPVFHVRTKHIEIDFHFIRERVAKNLLGIRFISSKDQVADGFTKALPVKRLDEFKRNLNLSKGLD, from the exons atgagTTCGTCATCAACAACCCCCGGTCTTGCCGCCGCCCTTGGAGCCCCTCCGGCACAGCAACTTACTCGGAGCAATTTTCTGCTGTGGAAGGCCCTTGTCCTCCCCGCGTTCCGTGGTGCCAATGTGATGCCTCTCCTTGAGGGGACAGATCGCGCCCCGCCGAAGCTCGTTGAAGTCGACGACATTGACAACAAGAAGGTCACCGTGGAGAACCCGGCCTATGTCACCTGGATGGCCAAGGATCAGCAGGTTCTCCGGTTTCTCTTGAACACGCTGTCCCCGGATATCCTCTCCCATCTTCTTGGCGTTGAATCCACCGCTGAAGCTTGGACCACCATCAACGCCATGTTCAAAACTGCCTCCCGCACCAAGGCCCAACACCTGCGTGAACAGCTCAATGACACCAAGAAGCTCACCATGACTGCGGACCAGTACTACACAAAGATGAGAGGGTTTGCATCTGAACTTACTGCTCTTGGAAAGCCCATTGAGGACGATGAGTTTCTTGGCTATCTACTCCATGGTCTTGACAAGACTGAGTACAACTCTCTCATCACCACAGTCAACGGAAATCATGGCACCACCCTGGATGAATTTTATGATCAGTTGTCCTCCTATGACATGCGCAATGGCGTTGAAGAAAATGGCACTTTTGTCTCCTCTGCAAACCTGGCCCGTCGTGACCGTGAGCAACGCTCCCGTGGTCGGACCTCTCCTCAGCGTCGCTACTCTTCTCCGCGTGGCCGTAGCCCTGACCGTGGCCCTCACCGTGGCGGGGGCAGTGGAGGTGGTGGCTACCGCCACCCTAGAGATGATGACCGCTACTCTGCATGTGGTGATGATCGCGGATCTTGGCGTAGTGATGACCGCCGTGGCGATCGTGATCGCCGTGATGATAGACGCGACAAGCGTCGCGACGGGGGTGGACGCCGTGACCGCGCCCCCACTCCCTATGTTGATACTGAGTGTCAAATTTGCAAGATCCATGGTCACCCCGCCTCGGATTGTTGGTGGCGCTACTCTGATGACAAGAAAGACAAGGGAGAAAAAGGAGATAAGGGTGCACATCTTGCATCCTATGGAGTGGACACAAACTGGTATACTGATACAGTGCCAGATCATATCACCAGTGAATTGAACAAGCTCCACGTCGCCAACAAGTACAATGGACAAGATCGG CTTGTTGAGCGCAAGTTTGATAGGAAAATAGTTACTATGCAAACAGATTGGGGTGgtgaatatgagaaactgaatggATTCTTTCAGCAA GATGCGGAAGGCGCTGCTGAAATTGGAGCTAAAATCAGCTCAGAACTTGAAGATGCTGATCTGCCAGAAAATGACGAAACTGGCACTGAAAACAATGCAGAGGAACATTCCCTGACGTCCTCTGATCCCGAGGACTCCGATTCCGAGGAGGATTCTCCCGCCACACCTCCGTCCTCTGCCAGCCCGCCGCCTGGCGCCTCGCCTGCAGCGCCAGAGCGGTCCCCGCCGCTGTCTCCGACAGCGTGTGGCCAACACACGCCACCGGCCAGTCCTGTCTCGCCATCTGGCGCTGCCAGCGCTGCTCCCTCTGTTTCTTCTGCCACAGAATCTGGGGCTGTCTCTGGATCTTCTGTGGCTGCAGCCAGGGGGGAGATTATTATTGCTGCACCACCTGCTGAACCACGCACTCGTCTTCAGAAAGGTATAAGAAATCCCAAAAAGTATACTGATGGAACTGTTAGATATGGCATGTTGTCCTCTACAG GTATCATCATCTACATGCTtatttatgttgatgacatcatAGTAACAAGCTCCTCAGATCGTGCTATTACTTGTTTGCTTCGAGATTTAAATGAGAATTTTGCTATCAAGGACTTAGGTGATCTACACTATTTTCTTGGTATTGAAGTAAACCGAACTCCTAATGGTTTGATTTTGACACAAGAAAAATATGCACGTGACTTAGTTGCAAAAGTGGGAATGAATGGATGCAAGGCTACACCTACACCTCTGTCCTCTACAGAACAACTGTCTCTTTATGATGGTACACCTCTAGGCCCTGAAGATAGTACACAATATAGAAGTATTGTTGGAGCTCTGCAATATTTGACTCTGACACGGCCGGATTTGGCCTTCTCTGTTAACAAAGTATGTCAGTTCCTTCATGCTCCAACTACAGATCATTGGACAGCAGTCAAGCGTATACTTagatatgtgtttgatacattgaAAGTTGGAATTACATTTGCAAGGTCTTCTTCCACATTTCTCAGTGCTTTTTCAGATGTAGATTGGGCAGGTTCTCTTGATGATAGGAGATCCACAGGAGGGTTTGCTATATTTGTTGGGCCAAACTTAGTTTCTTGGAGTGCCAGAAAACAAGACACTGTGTCTAGATCAAGTACTGAAGCTGAATATAAGGCACTGGCCAATGCCACTGCTGAGTTAATTTGGGTGGAAGCTCTTCTTGCTGAACTTGGTGTTAAGTTAAGGGAAAAGCCATGCCCTTGGTGTGACAACTTAGGTGCTACCTATTTGTCTGTAAATCCAGTGTTTCATGTTAGAACCAAACACATTGAGATTGATTTTCATTTTATAAGAGAAAGAGTTGCTAAAAATCTTCTAGGTATTAGGTTTATCTCTAGTAAGGATCAGGTTGCTGATGGCTTCACAAAAGCTCTCCCTGTAAAGAGGTTAGATGAGTTTAAGCGTAATCTCAACCTTTCAAAAGGTTTAGATTAA